gatggaagcgGAAAGAAGAGAAAGTATGACGATGGAGCACAATCTGAAAGCTCTCAAGCAACTTCCAATCTCGGAGATCAACCAACGAACCGTCCTCCTGGTGTCAAGGCTGCGAAAGGAGCATCTGGTAAGAGAAGTATAGCGGATCACCAGGCTGTCACTCACTTTCAGACCATGTGTTCTATTAAGGAGAAAGATTTGGCGGTTAAGGAGAAAGATTTGGCGGTTAAGGATAGAGTTTCGAAGATGTCTTTGCTTGACAGTCTCATTTCCAAAAAAGATTCACtttctgaagctgaagaagctCTAAAGCAGAAGTTACTAACGGAGGTGCTCAGTAATTAGTGCCACTTGTTCTGTTTTTCTAGGTTTCATGTTCTGTTTGTCATCAAGGTTTCATGTTGTCTTTAAGTCGCCCTAATTATGTATGTTAGTTTAAGCTGAAAAATGTATGAGTCTATGTtcttgtataattataaaaaagtttcttCTGTTCTTTGTATCATGTTATGTGTTGTATGTCTTTCTGTTTCACGTTTTAATAATTGTGTGTGATGTGTTTCTATTTCTTTGTGTAGAGAAATGAAGAGAGTGTCTGTTTGTGTCACAAGTGGACACAAGATGCACGTTCAGTCACAAGAGCATGCAGAGATATGAAGAgaagtttgtttgtttgtgtcaCGAGCTGTGTATGTGGGCTTCTCAAAGTCACGAGTGTGTCTCATTATGTAAATATTGTCTTTGCTTTTTCTAGTTTGTTGTTTTCCTATAGTCACGAGTGTAATATGTTATGTCTTTTGTTATATAAACGGTTCATTCACGAAGCATTTGAATCACaaattcttcttttcttcttctcaccaACTACAAAAGAATAAATCgttgcttcttctccttctcaccCAAAGTTTCATTCTTTACTAAGTTCTTTTCTCCCAAAGTCTCTCcttgaaactaatttttttttttttaaactttcaatCTCTTCATCACAAATATGGCTTCTTCATCACATAACACTTTTGAGGGAGAGGGAGTTGATGATGAAACGTTTGATCAATATTTCGATCAAACGTTTGAAAATTTATCCATTGAGTGTGATCGAGAAGTcggaagaaaaaagaaaaaaatgagtccATATCGAACGGAATCGTGAAGAAGGCGATGtacgtttatggaatgattatttcagtgaaactccgACATATCCTGAAAATCTCTTCCAACgacgatttagaatgaacaatTCATTGTTCATGCGTATTGTTCATCGACTCTCCAATGAAGTTGAATACTTTCTGATATTCTCGGAAGGCTCTAGGAATATGCTCTCGGAAGGCTTAGTCTCtctgcacttcaaaagtgtacagcCGCCATTCGTGTTTTGGCCTATGGTTCTGCGGCTGATGCTGTTGAAGAATACATCCGCCTCGGTGAAACTACCTCTCGAGCATGTGTGGAACATTTTGTAGAAGGAGTAATAAATTTATTCGGCGatgagtatctaagaagaccaacaccggctgatcttcaacgtctaattgtcccaccgcttggaaaggacaatattcacgtggttcgggaaaacccacaatcgttttagaggcggtcGCTTCGTATGATCTTTagatatggcatgcgttttttggacctccaggtaccttaaatgatatcaatgttcttgatcactcacctgtttttgatgacattataaaaggtcaagctccgcaagttacttactctgtcaatggaagagagtattatttggcttactatctcactgatggtatttatccgaaatgtgCAACTTTTATCTAATCTATTTCAATACCACAAGGTCCGAAAGCGACTTTATTTTCTCAAtatcaagaagctgtccgaaaagatgtcgagcgtgcttttggagtcttccAAGCTCgttttgccattgttaaaaatccagcacttttttgggataaagacAAAATTGGGaggattatgagagcatgtatcatactccataatatgatagtagaagacgaatgAGATGGATATAATCATTTTAATGCTTCAGAGTTCCAACCAGGACAAGACACCAGAACTTCACAGGtcgatctcacgtattctacagatataCCTTCAAATATCActaatatgatgggtgttcgaactagaattcgtgatagacaaatgcatcaacagctcaaagctgatttggttgaacatttgtggagtaaatttggacgtgatgaagacaacaactgagtTTGAAAtgtttctttcaaaatattctCGATTATTGTACTAGTCtttatttttagggttttttgcaaaagtgactcaaaacttggagtcaaacagaaaactaaccttttcttttgactccttttttttgagattttaaccccacacctgcattttatctacgaaaatgccattaacattttttttttcttttcgaaaatggcttctttactgtctcaacctcatcttcttcaagtatttacaatattgccactgcaatgaatagtggcaacaaccttgtacgaactgtttggagcttttaatgccctttaatgcacgtaaatctctttacactctctctgtttcaattgttatgaactaaaaacaacatttctttcactttctctctatattcatccaaaaaactcaagcttttgattcaaaatatgggctatggttgacagagccatatttctttcgttttgacttacggttgctttcgtttgaggttctgggtggttggagacttaatataaagtcgtccctccagaagacttaatttaaagtcgtccggggaaagcaaagtcgtccagaatttttcccaattttctggtcaaaccttgcttatcccggacgaccttaaattaagtcgtttagctggacgactttcatctaagtcgtctggagaaagttaaatttcaagttttatttttcaattacaaaactaacctaggacgacttacacgtaagtcgtcaagttttcataaaatattgaaattttaactttcccagagacgactgaattataagtcgtccagaaatagtcaaagatctgacacgattcggtcaaatgcaaaactagcccgtttctcgtagacgacttatatataagtcgtctgaagttttttttttaacaaacaaagccggacgacttagaattaaatcgtcccttttaattttcaattgcaaaagtgacctctttagacgacttacctttaagtcttctggacgacttaatgctaagtcgtctgcggcaatgtttattgaacttcttcattttctctatgtttactaatgtgttttattttgaatatttgcagatgattttccagttacatgcagtgtatggagaatggttgttgagagatttccgttgaaattttgtggttgatgatctcaaaggagcaagattgtttttattgaatgaagattcaacacatgctgaacttgttgcaatggctcaagaagattataacctggacatgagaacagtgagtgtggagattagctactcattaccagcagaaatgatgatggctccaggcagtcttcccattcatgttacaagtgatagacaagttcgaaacttgctggagatactcaaaacccatagagtatgtctttgtgtatcaagccgcagcaaggtcgaaacggtttcagagaaaagggatattgatgaagctggtgaatgggaaaaagatgttggtgataatgatgaagctggtgaatgggaagaagatgttggtgatgatgatgaagctggtgaatgggaagaagatgttggtgatgatgatgaagctgatgaatgttttgaagatgtatgtgataatgagtttgttgaagatgaaaatcaagatggggaggaggaaaatggggaggaggatgctgataattctattgttggtgaaacggatcagaatggtggggattacagtctttatggaaaggttccagatgaggacgaggaagatgatgataatatttgttttgaagaaatccaaaagacatatgctaagacaaatgctattgaaggaggaaaatcgaatggtaccagtatctatgtcaactagagttttgttagcaagggtgcactgctttcagagctgcggttggcagcagtgaggggtaagttttctttcagattatacaaatcaacgaaaactctcgttgtggcaacatgtcgggttagctattgtgtatggaaggtcagagcgagtgtcaaacatgggacaaacacgttttgggtaacaaagtatgtggaaaaacatttatgctcagtgggagaccgaatcgctcagcggagacactgtactccgaagtatgtaggtagtcttttcattgatcgtgttggaatcattgatgggataactccgcagcatatcactgatgcaatgaggaacatgtttggcatggcgcttgattacaccacttcatacagagcactgttatatgcacaaagattggtgagaggatcagcagaagaagggtattcgcgtctggcatcatatctcgagcaaatctccattgcaaatccttattctatcacggcgatagaacttgattttatgaaaagatttaagtatctatttctctcttttggagcttctatcaaaggttttaagtatcagagaagggtcattgtggtggatggaactcacctaagtggaaagtatggaggaactatgttagttgcagccgcacaagatggcaatttttagatattcccattggcttttgggatcgtggatgaggaagatgtaccttcttgggaatggtttttcacaaaattggctagttgtatatctcatgacaagcctctggtgatagtctccgaccggcacaaggccattaaaagtgcgtgtgataaggtgtttccttgggcaacccgaggaatatgttattatcaccttcaagataacattgtcaaaaagtttaaagggaaacatctcatgtacttggtgaaaggggctgcttatgctcacacggtttacgattttgaccggtacatggctgagatacggagtgcaaacccggaacttgcaacgtatttggagaaagccgacgtcaggctatggtcaagggtttattgtaaggggaacaggttcaacataaaaacaagcaacattgctgaatctattaattccgcactgaagcgagcaagaggatttccgattacgttcctgctggagttcataaggcagaagttaggaaaatggtattggaaaaggagacaagatgctttgagtctcacaactgaacatagccgggctgttgaatacttgcttgctgttcgagaagagatagcgggtatgatgacggtcgaaccaattgatggatggcatttctttgtcaaaggtggcaaaatggactgtgtggttgatttggaacatgcaaagtgtgattgtggtgtctatggagtggagaaaataccttgctctcatgctatagctgctggaatacatgctggtttgcatatctccacacttgtatgtccactgtactcaaagaattatctgtatgcaggatactcagagaatatatatcctatcgtgtcacaacatattgaggaacgagaatgctttcctccagaactaaagcgtggtcgggggagaccgaagaaatcaagatggcaatcttggttggagctatctaggatgagaggacacaaacccaggaagaaacatagggcacggagatgctcaaactgcaaggaaactggccatacgaaaccacaatgtacacaatcagttgactagttgtccagacgacctaaatttaagtcgtccagtcttgattacccttccagacgactaaatttttagtcgtccagtgtattttatttttagacgaccttctactaagtcgtccagtgtattttatttttagaagtccagtgtaagtcgtccagttggaaaaccttccagacgacttataataagtcgtccaaaccttctagacgacttacaaataagtcgtccagttggaaaaccttccagacgacttataataagtaagtcgtccagttggaaaaccttccagacgacttataataagtcgtccaaaccttctagacgacttatttgtaagtcgtccagttggaaaaccttccagacgacttataataagtcgtccaaaccttctagacgacttatttgtaagtcgtccagttggaaaaccttccagacgacttatttcttccagacaacttatatatttacaaatctatacaaagacaagctgaaatacaaatacttcgctcgttaaaaaatcatgttcaaatacaaagacaagttcaaatacaaacacaaatctaatcatgcatgcccacgaacttatcaccatccacattttctttcaaatgctgatcaacaagctccttccatatatccaccgccatattatccctcattttcttcgcgttgcacctagcaaagtctttagggtcaaaggagaccccaagagcatgacattcaatgtactttacagcgtacacaccacaatcaccattgttggccgtgggtacacctttcagtggtctctcatatgtgtatggctccaacccgtatttgacccgtatttcgtcggtggctgcgcactcaacaagcagataagggaccatgtggagaaaaggctccattatcgcatcccatgcgtctggtacactagatgaaggtatgctgtcccagaggactatgtgcctcttagggatcgatatccaaatagcaaccccaTGATTGTCGTTCAAGTTCACTGgtgcatagatatcatcaatgtcctccccccacttcttgtttgattggcaaaatgaagttattgatccgtcataaaaatttgacgccccaccaggtagaactcttcctaaacctttgtgatcaggttccgatgttttgaagagctgatactgctctctccaagactgggaaaagttgtgatccaggaagcacattcgctcgctcctgaaagcttgtgggttctcctgatacctctgccttagcacattaatccaagcatctatatgctgcatattaaatataacaagttagaagttaccagacgacttaaatataagtcgtctacgtggtcgtccaagtagacgactttccagacgatttatctttaagtcgtctggaaagtagtctacttggacgactttgtagacgacttaaatcgtgtgcagaagacttacgcagtcttccagccattctctggctgtccggaggaagtggtaccaccttgttggtgatgtacgtggtttgtcctcggtcttagttgaataatgactgcaaacaaaaaagcaatcagttttggacgactaaatcaagctattatgggtaaagcaatcacttacggatcagttttcaaccaatcagcgagttccttcaacttatctttgtttactggcggaaatggattataggctgccactttatctttttttttctctgccgtataaggagatctcacagtgggagcaggtttcttcgctcgtttactctttgcacgcttgtccaatacagccaggctcggttctgaaactggatcgcttggctcggtggaagcgaggctcggttgttgatcggtggaagcgaggctcggttggtgatcggtggaagtgacagcaacaatctctttggaggtgacaccatctactttatcctccggcaagatcttatataccgagttcgcctcggttgctgtatcctccggcaaccatctctgcaataaaagttgcacacaagttaaccctggacgacttaaataaaagttgtctggacgactagttgaccctggacgacttaaatataaatcgtctggacgactagttgaccctggacgacttaaaattaagtcttccgtggtcaactagtcgttcagacaacttacgtttaagtcctccagggtcaactagtcgtccagacaacttttacagtcgtctggacaactagttaaccctggatttgatactaacctctttgatttgaggaggctgtttcttttgaggaggaggctgtttcttttgaggaggaggaggaggctgtttcttttgaggaggaggaggctgctgtttggtttgatgaggaggaggctggttactaaccacggtttcattggcatgaggggtagcctgtttgttacTACCCctggtttctttggcaagaggggtaggctgtttatcttgaggggtagcctgattggttagaggtggaggggtagcctgattggt
The window above is part of the Brassica napus cultivar Da-Ae chromosome C3, Da-Ae, whole genome shotgun sequence genome. Proteins encoded here:
- the LOC106434459 gene encoding glutathione S-transferase T3-like; protein product: MNDLVYKFCGAYAAATRQKTSGQNEADTVKLAHKIFYNDHKIKFNLHHAWEELMNDQKWCEIASSKIDGSGKKRKYDDGAQSESSQATSNLGDQPTNRPPGVKAAKGASGKRSIADHQAVTHFQTMCSIKEKDLAVKEKDLAVKDRVSKMSLLDSLISKKDSLSEAEEALKQKLLTEVLSN